From Streptomyces asiaticus, one genomic window encodes:
- a CDS encoding ATP-binding cassette domain-containing protein produces MITATDVSFTYPGADTPALEGINLDLKRGEVIALVGENGAGKSTLARILTGLFLPTAGSVRWDGVDLADADPAAVLAKVALVPQDYTRWPLAARENITLGQPRSEGDIAVHAAAEAADADSVIAALPHGLDTSLARSWWGGHDLSGGQWQRVAVARAFHRDAPVLVMDEPTAALDARAEHRIYTRLRALAEGRATVFVTHRLANTRLADRIIVLDHGRIAETGTFDDLVSRGATSIFFEMLKLQEDR; encoded by the coding sequence GTGATCACCGCCACGGACGTCTCCTTCACCTACCCCGGCGCCGACACCCCCGCGCTCGAGGGCATCAACCTGGACCTCAAGCGCGGTGAGGTCATTGCCCTGGTCGGCGAGAACGGTGCGGGCAAGAGCACCCTCGCCCGCATCCTGACCGGTCTGTTTCTCCCCACGGCGGGCTCGGTGCGGTGGGACGGGGTGGACCTGGCGGACGCCGACCCGGCCGCAGTGCTCGCCAAGGTGGCGCTGGTGCCGCAGGACTACACCCGCTGGCCGCTCGCGGCTCGCGAAAACATCACCCTCGGCCAGCCCCGCTCGGAGGGCGACATCGCCGTGCATGCCGCTGCTGAGGCGGCCGATGCCGACAGTGTGATCGCCGCGCTGCCCCACGGACTGGATACCTCGCTGGCTCGTTCCTGGTGGGGTGGGCATGACCTTTCGGGCGGGCAGTGGCAGCGCGTTGCGGTCGCTCGCGCCTTCCATCGCGACGCACCCGTCCTCGTGATGGACGAGCCGACCGCCGCGCTCGACGCCCGTGCCGAGCACCGGATTTACACGCGGCTCAGGGCACTCGCCGAGGGGCGGGCGACCGTGTTCGTCACCCATCGGTTGGCCAACACCCGTCTCGCCGACCGCATCATCGTCCTCGACCATGGGCGCATCGCCGAGACGGGCACCTTCGATGATCTCGTCAGTCGGGGGGCGACCTCGATCTTCTTCGAGATGCTCAAGCTGCAAGAGGACCGGTAG
- a CDS encoding DNA-processing protein DprA, producing MTRAVVITGTRSTGHRDLDSYAELFTNYLAPFAVPETRFYIGGAKGIDSLSLLWLAGNSDAQITIVVPGTVRQQPAEARQAITRSRDRITEVVELGAEEELRSPAFHARNRWMVDRSDMVIGFPLGGPQGTSGTWQTLNYGAEQEKARLIVPV from the coding sequence ATGACTCGGGCTGTGGTCATCACCGGTACCCGGTCGACAGGGCACCGCGACCTCGACAGCTACGCCGAGCTGTTCACCAACTATCTCGCTCCCTTCGCCGTCCCCGAGACCCGGTTCTACATCGGCGGCGCAAAGGGCATCGACAGCCTGTCCCTGCTCTGGCTCGCCGGGAACTCCGACGCGCAGATCACCATCGTCGTCCCCGGCACTGTCCGACAGCAGCCCGCCGAAGCGCGGCAAGCCATCACCCGCAGCCGCGACCGCATCACAGAAGTCGTCGAACTCGGCGCGGAAGAAGAGCTACGCAGTCCGGCCTTCCACGCCCGAAACCGGTGGATGGTCGATCGCTCCGACATGGTGATCGGCTTCCCTCTCGGGGGGCCGCAGGGTACATCGGGGACGTGGCAAACCCTCAACTACGGTGCCGAACAGGAAAAAGCACGCCTGATCGTGCCCGTGTGA
- a CDS encoding Scr1 family TA system antitoxin-like transcriptional regulator, which yields MDYLTLLTTSTRPPRIPRHTVLPDQTRQDVVILLDGAMLLRTCANPAAMAAQMAYLQHLQESTHGPRILVVPFQAGVIPPHGALHRFLLHDQEVCAEETWSAIYITGADSQAARDCLAAGLTAAKDLKASAALLDIARRRFEQLAKDPESDPLLEELTA from the coding sequence GTGGACTATCTGACCCTGCTGACAACGTCCACCCGACCCCCGCGGATCCCGCGGCACACCGTGCTCCCAGACCAGACACGGCAGGACGTCGTCATCCTCCTCGATGGGGCGATGCTCCTGCGGACGTGCGCAAACCCGGCGGCGATGGCAGCGCAGATGGCCTATCTCCAGCATCTGCAGGAATCCACGCACGGTCCGCGGATCTTGGTGGTGCCCTTCCAGGCCGGGGTCATCCCGCCGCACGGCGCCCTGCACCGCTTCCTGCTCCACGACCAAGAGGTCTGCGCCGAGGAGACCTGGAGCGCCATCTACATCACCGGAGCCGACAGCCAGGCGGCGCGCGACTGCCTGGCCGCCGGGCTCACTGCCGCCAAGGATCTCAAGGCGAGCGCCGCGTTGCTGGACATCGCGCGCCGACGGTTCGAGCAGCTGGCCAAGGACCCAGAGTCCGATCCGCTCCTGGAAGAGCTGACGGCATGA
- a CDS encoding methyltransferase domain-containing protein → MTEDWRPRHAALLEALAASGELPGAWRPAFAAVPRHHFIPADIWEQRATCVPVTTDAAWWDLVYRDVPIVTQVDDGQSDGPAIATSSNSMPTMVARMLTALEVADGQRVLEIGTGSGWNAALLAARLGSRNVTTVEVDPVLAEKAAKVIKDAGYSPDVVWGDGAWGWESGAPYDRIIATCSVRRIPYAWVRQTKPGGLILAPLAGDFWSGALVRLDVGGDGVASGRFVGGARFMPMRSERPRPDAPVDSGTGRRGGTGALPAETMAGLGFALYAGAKLPGVVMADGKPDGRYQMWLHDRNGSAATVTQEEVWSYGPRRLWDEATAVHDTYVNDGSPDSGDFGLTVSPGGQQLWLRSPDTPLD, encoded by the coding sequence ATGACCGAGGACTGGCGACCACGTCACGCGGCGCTGCTGGAAGCTCTCGCCGCGTCCGGCGAGCTGCCGGGCGCATGGCGCCCGGCCTTCGCCGCTGTCCCACGCCACCACTTCATCCCCGCCGACATCTGGGAGCAGCGGGCCACCTGCGTTCCCGTGACGACGGACGCGGCCTGGTGGGACCTTGTCTACCGGGATGTGCCGATCGTGACGCAGGTGGACGACGGGCAGAGCGACGGCCCGGCCATCGCGACCTCGTCCAACTCCATGCCCACGATGGTGGCGCGCATGCTCACCGCGCTGGAGGTCGCCGACGGGCAGCGCGTGTTGGAGATCGGCACCGGCAGCGGCTGGAACGCCGCGCTGCTCGCCGCGCGCCTGGGGAGCCGGAACGTCACCACCGTCGAGGTTGATCCGGTGCTGGCGGAGAAGGCCGCGAAGGTCATCAAGGACGCCGGGTACAGCCCTGATGTCGTATGGGGCGACGGCGCATGGGGGTGGGAGTCCGGGGCGCCGTACGACCGGATCATCGCGACCTGTTCGGTGCGCCGCATCCCCTACGCCTGGGTGCGGCAGACCAAGCCGGGCGGGCTCATCCTCGCCCCGCTGGCAGGAGACTTCTGGTCCGGGGCGCTGGTGCGGCTCGACGTGGGCGGCGACGGGGTGGCCTCCGGCCGGTTCGTCGGCGGAGCCCGGTTCATGCCCATGCGCTCGGAACGCCCTCGCCCGGACGCCCCGGTGGACAGCGGAACGGGGCGGCGCGGCGGCACCGGCGCGCTTCCCGCCGAGACCATGGCGGGCCTCGGTTTCGCCCTCTACGCGGGCGCGAAACTGCCGGGCGTGGTCATGGCCGACGGAAAACCGGACGGCAGGTATCAGATGTGGCTCCATGATCGAAACGGGTCGGCGGCCACCGTCACCCAGGAGGAGGTGTGGAGTTACGGCCCACGCCGGTTGTGGGACGAGGCCACCGCCGTGCACGACACATACGTGAACGACGGCAGCCCGGACTCCGGCGACTTCGGGCTGACCGTGTCCCCCGGCGGACAACAGCTCTGGCTCCGCTCACCTGACACACCCCTCGACTGA
- a CDS encoding MgtC/SapB family protein, with amino-acid sequence MWEFGADQGVRQFAELGVALVLSTLIGLERAVQQKSAGLRTHTLVGVGSALFMQVSQYGFADVLFRDHVGLDPSRVAAQIVSGIGFIGGGLIFVRRDAVRGLTTAATVWLTCAVGMACGGGLALLATAATAVHFLVIRGYPVLTRRLPTVWSAERVELSLSYRVGAGLLPRVLELCTAAGYKVLRVRVDRAPWKGRDRTTRIVRAEEEARPADTGVAEVMLALEGTGDVLRLVGEISELDGVLGADAGHDLDGSD; translated from the coding sequence ATGTGGGAATTCGGCGCCGACCAGGGAGTGCGGCAGTTCGCCGAGCTCGGCGTCGCGCTGGTGCTGTCCACCCTGATCGGGCTCGAGAGGGCGGTGCAGCAGAAGAGCGCCGGGCTGCGCACCCACACCCTGGTGGGTGTGGGCAGCGCGCTGTTCATGCAGGTCTCCCAGTACGGCTTCGCCGATGTGCTGTTCCGCGACCACGTCGGCCTCGACCCCTCGCGGGTGGCGGCGCAGATCGTCTCCGGTATCGGCTTCATCGGCGGCGGCCTGATCTTCGTCCGGCGGGACGCCGTCCGCGGCCTGACCACCGCCGCGACCGTCTGGCTGACCTGTGCGGTGGGCATGGCCTGCGGCGGTGGTCTGGCCCTGCTGGCCACCGCCGCCACCGCGGTGCACTTCCTGGTGATCCGGGGCTATCCGGTACTCACCCGCCGGCTGCCGACCGTCTGGTCGGCCGAACGGGTGGAGTTGAGCCTCTCGTACCGGGTGGGCGCCGGACTGCTGCCGCGCGTGCTGGAGCTGTGCACGGCCGCCGGGTACAAGGTGCTGCGGGTCCGGGTGGACCGGGCACCGTGGAAGGGCCGGGACCGCACCACCAGGATCGTCCGGGCCGAGGAGGAGGCCCGGCCCGCTGATACGGGCGTCGCCGAGGTGATGCTCGCCCTCGAGGGCACCGGGGACGTCCTGCGGCTGGTCGGGGAGATCTCCGAGCTGGACGGCGTCCTCGGCGCCGACGCGGGCCACGACCTCGACGGCTCGGACTGA
- a CDS encoding NUDIX hydrolase, translating to MRWKNLRERTVYENRWFRVNLADVRLPDGRQLDHYLIRLRPVAVATVVNAANEVLLLWRHRFITDAWGWELAAGVVEDGEDIADAAAREMEEETGWRPGPLRHLLSVEPSNGLTDARHHIYWAEEASYVGHPEDDFESDRREWVPLKLVPDLVARGEVPAANMAAALLLLHHIRLG from the coding sequence GTGCGCTGGAAGAACCTTAGGGAGCGGACCGTGTACGAGAACCGATGGTTCCGGGTCAACCTCGCCGATGTCCGGCTCCCCGACGGACGTCAACTCGATCACTATCTGATCCGGCTGCGCCCGGTGGCCGTGGCCACCGTGGTGAACGCGGCCAACGAGGTGCTGCTGCTGTGGCGGCACCGGTTCATCACCGACGCCTGGGGCTGGGAGCTGGCCGCGGGCGTCGTCGAGGACGGTGAGGACATCGCCGACGCCGCGGCCCGGGAGATGGAGGAGGAGACCGGCTGGCGGCCCGGCCCGCTGCGCCATCTGCTCTCCGTCGAGCCGTCCAACGGGCTCACCGACGCACGGCACCACATCTACTGGGCAGAGGAGGCGTCGTACGTCGGGCACCCGGAGGACGACTTCGAGTCGGACCGCCGCGAGTGGGTGCCGCTGAAGCTCGTGCCCGATCTGGTGGCGCGGGGCGAGGTGCCCGCGGCCAACATGGCGGCCGCGCTGCTGCTGCTCCACCACATCAGGCTCGGGTAG
- a CDS encoding transcriptional regulator has product MEPNTLLDSVLDEAGVSHAGLAAHVNEAGRARGMKLRYEHTAVARWLKGQRPRGQVPDLICEVLGERLHRALTLDDIGLGTPGSARGPATSLSGFVERATALWRSDEQQRPHVVEAPAVTGTPAVIPVWEWENPPEDSDVSRRGLTRVSMTDIETLRAARAHYEQMYRKAGGVATRTRVVGFLNSEAAPLLRGAYADDTGRQLHRATGGLVAIAGICAYDSNTHGLAQRYFHQALRLAKASGDRGLGAYVIALLVNQSLFMKEYRQAVAFAESALRAAGSQITPALAADLYAMQAKAYARLGDGAGALSCIRRAETAADRIRPGQEPDETGYVQPGLVNVQVAEALLSLGDLGGAREHATAAVGTPAHDRGRVHRLAMLTHIELRQGEADRAGATAVEMTERARGMESQRLRDRLRAVREHLAASGSAATAEAAELIDGALRVPL; this is encoded by the coding sequence ATGGAGCCCAACACACTGCTCGACTCCGTGCTCGACGAGGCCGGAGTCTCCCACGCGGGGCTGGCCGCGCATGTCAACGAGGCGGGCCGGGCCCGGGGGATGAAGCTGCGGTACGAACACACCGCGGTGGCCCGGTGGCTGAAGGGCCAGCGGCCGCGCGGCCAGGTGCCCGACCTCATCTGCGAGGTGCTGGGCGAGCGGCTGCACCGCGCCCTCACCCTGGACGACATCGGACTCGGCACCCCCGGCAGCGCCCGCGGCCCCGCCACCTCGCTCTCCGGATTCGTCGAGCGCGCCACCGCGCTGTGGCGCTCCGACGAACAGCAGCGCCCGCATGTCGTCGAGGCCCCGGCGGTCACCGGTACCCCCGCCGTCATCCCGGTGTGGGAGTGGGAGAACCCTCCCGAGGACTCCGATGTCTCCCGGCGCGGGCTGACCCGCGTGAGCATGACCGACATCGAGACGCTGCGCGCCGCCCGCGCCCACTACGAGCAGATGTACCGCAAGGCCGGCGGTGTCGCGACCCGGACCCGGGTGGTGGGGTTCCTCAACTCCGAGGCGGCGCCGCTGCTGCGCGGCGCCTACGCCGACGACACCGGCCGCCAGCTGCACCGGGCGACCGGCGGCCTGGTCGCCATCGCCGGGATCTGCGCCTACGACTCCAACACGCACGGCCTGGCCCAGCGCTACTTCCACCAGGCGCTGCGGCTCGCCAAGGCCAGCGGCGACCGGGGCCTGGGCGCGTATGTGATAGCGCTGCTGGTCAACCAGTCCCTCTTCATGAAGGAGTACCGGCAGGCGGTCGCCTTCGCCGAGTCGGCGCTGCGCGCCGCGGGTTCCCAGATCACCCCCGCGCTCGCCGCCGACCTCTACGCCATGCAGGCCAAGGCGTACGCCCGGCTCGGCGACGGCGCCGGAGCGCTGTCCTGCATCCGGCGCGCCGAGACCGCCGCCGACCGGATCAGACCGGGCCAGGAGCCCGACGAGACCGGCTATGTCCAGCCGGGTCTGGTGAACGTCCAGGTGGCCGAGGCGCTGTTGAGCCTCGGCGACCTCGGTGGCGCCCGCGAGCACGCCACCGCCGCGGTCGGCACCCCCGCCCACGACCGGGGCCGGGTGCACCGGCTCGCCATGCTCACCCATATCGAGCTGCGCCAGGGCGAGGCGGACCGGGCGGGCGCCACCGCGGTGGAGATGACCGAGCGGGCGCGGGGCATGGAGTCCCAGCGGTTACGCGACCGGCTGCGGGCAGTACGGGAACACCTCGCGGCCAGCGGAAGCGCCGCGACGGCCGAGGCCGCCGAACTCATCGACGGGGCACTGCGCGTTCCTCTGTGA
- a CDS encoding PP2C family protein-serine/threonine phosphatase: MIGTSAVGGAFARRARSLRAAARAVPCLWVLGVICWELLTPHHTEVVPLIAAAPAIACASGGRRGRVLLLGSAGLLFALAPVTALEPDGEVTDPHAPLVTCCAIAGVALGGYLTAGRKVRLVRELEELRAVAAAAQDVVLRPLPARLAGIELAGGHLSASRGAAVGGDLYEALATPYGVRVIIGDVRGHGLPAIGTVAAVLGSFREAAHEEPRLSGVLRRLDRALERHLRARADGECPLDSHVDEEFVTVLLLEVGRDGEVTALNCGHPWPYRLREQPVGPALARQTAPGEVLPPLGLFPLPAELPTAHWGSLETGDTLVLHTDGAEDARDAQGTFFPLRRALSEAAGAGPLVPAAVVAGVRAALLRHTGGRLADDVALLALRYDHCPLSGPSALTRPAADAHRA, encoded by the coding sequence ATGATCGGGACATCGGCAGTCGGCGGCGCGTTCGCACGGAGGGCACGGAGCCTGCGGGCGGCCGCCCGCGCCGTCCCCTGTCTGTGGGTGCTCGGCGTCATCTGCTGGGAGCTGCTGACCCCGCATCACACCGAGGTCGTCCCCCTCATCGCCGCCGCACCCGCCATCGCCTGTGCGAGCGGCGGCCGCCGCGGACGCGTGCTGCTGCTCGGCAGCGCCGGTCTGCTGTTCGCCCTCGCGCCCGTGACCGCGCTGGAGCCCGACGGCGAGGTGACGGACCCGCACGCCCCGCTGGTCACCTGCTGCGCCATCGCCGGCGTGGCCCTCGGCGGCTATCTCACGGCGGGCCGCAAGGTGCGGCTGGTCCGCGAGCTGGAGGAGCTCCGGGCGGTGGCCGCCGCGGCGCAGGACGTGGTGCTGCGGCCGCTCCCGGCCCGGCTGGCGGGCATCGAGCTGGCGGGCGGCCATCTGTCGGCCAGCCGGGGCGCCGCCGTCGGCGGCGATCTCTACGAGGCGCTGGCCACCCCGTACGGCGTTCGCGTCATCATCGGCGATGTGCGCGGGCACGGCCTCCCCGCGATCGGCACCGTGGCCGCCGTCCTCGGCAGCTTCCGTGAGGCCGCCCATGAGGAACCCCGGCTCAGCGGGGTGCTGCGGCGGCTCGACCGCGCCCTGGAGCGCCATCTGCGGGCCCGCGCCGACGGGGAGTGCCCGCTGGACAGCCATGTGGACGAGGAGTTCGTGACCGTCCTGCTGCTGGAGGTGGGCCGGGACGGCGAGGTCACCGCGCTCAACTGCGGCCACCCCTGGCCGTACCGCCTCCGCGAACAGCCCGTGGGCCCGGCCCTGGCCCGGCAGACCGCACCCGGCGAGGTGCTGCCCCCGCTGGGCCTCTTCCCGCTCCCCGCCGAACTCCCCACCGCCCACTGGGGCTCCCTGGAGACCGGCGACACCCTGGTGCTGCACACCGACGGCGCCGAGGACGCCCGCGACGCCCAGGGCACGTTCTTCCCGTTGCGCCGCGCCCTGTCCGAGGCCGCGGGCGCCGGACCGCTCGTCCCCGCGGCGGTCGTGGCGGGGGTGCGCGCGGCGCTGCTGCGCCACACCGGCGGCAGGCTCGCCGACGACGTGGCGCTGCTCGCCCTGCGCTACGACCACTGCCCGCTCTCAGGCCCCAGCGCTCTCACCCGCCCCGCCGCCGACGCCCACCGGGCCTAG
- the pheT gene encoding phenylalanine--tRNA ligase subunit beta, which produces MRVPLSWLREYVDLPAGETGRDVQAKLVAAGLEVETVEQLGAGLKGPLVVGQVLTIEELEGFKKPIRFCTVDVGQAGGTSQAEGSGGGTGEPQEIVCGARNFAVGDKVVVVLPGAELPGGFAISARKTYGKVSHGMICSSDELGMGDDGAHGIIVLPPEYEVGTDAIELLQLVDEVLDIAVTPDRSYCLSMRGIARETAIAYELPLRDPALLDVPAPNSHGYPVKVADPVGCDRFTARTVTGLDPEARSPIWLQRRLQKAGMRPVSLAVDVTNYVMLEIGQPLHAYDRSRITGAIGVRRAQPGEKLTTLDGTKRVLDAEDLVITDESGPIGLAGVMGGANTEIADSAADPESGQVAGTTEVVIEAAHFAPVPVARTARRHKLSSEASRRFERGVDPEATSAAAQRTVDLLVLLAGGTAEVGVTEIIAPRAPHTITLPADHPDKVAGVAYGRETVVRRLQQIGCDVYGADDLTVTVPSWRPDLTDPNDLAEEVIRLEGYENLPSTLPRPPAGRGLTERQRLHRRVGRALAGAGYVEALNYPFLGEEVLDQFGLAADDPRRDLVRLVNPLSDTEPALRTTLLPGLLGALRRNAGRGEHDLALFETGLVFRATGDEPPAAVLPVDRRPTDEQIAGLNAALPHQPRRAAVVLAGDREQAGWWGKGTPVSWADAVEAGRVVAREAGVELIVRQDQQDPWHPGRCAALLAVVDGQEILVGNAGELHPRVTKALGLPERTCAMEIELDRLEQAGAGRVEAPHVSTFPVATQDVALVVDASVPAAEVEKALREGAGELLESLRLFDVFTGEQLGEGRKSLAYALRFRAPDRTLTAEEIAASRDAAVSAAADRTGATLRGA; this is translated from the coding sequence ATGCGGGTCCCGCTTTCTTGGCTGCGGGAGTACGTCGACCTGCCCGCCGGTGAGACCGGCCGTGACGTACAGGCCAAACTCGTCGCCGCCGGGCTCGAGGTCGAGACGGTCGAGCAGCTCGGCGCGGGGCTCAAGGGCCCCCTGGTCGTCGGGCAGGTGCTGACCATCGAGGAGCTGGAGGGCTTCAAGAAGCCGATCCGCTTCTGCACCGTGGACGTCGGCCAGGCGGGGGGCACCTCCCAGGCCGAAGGCTCTGGGGGAGGGACCGGTGAGCCGCAGGAGATCGTCTGTGGCGCCCGGAACTTCGCGGTCGGCGACAAGGTCGTGGTCGTGCTGCCCGGCGCCGAGCTGCCCGGCGGCTTCGCGATCTCCGCGCGCAAGACCTACGGCAAGGTCTCGCACGGCATGATCTGCTCCAGCGACGAGTTGGGCATGGGCGACGACGGCGCGCACGGCATCATCGTGCTGCCGCCGGAGTACGAGGTCGGCACCGACGCCATTGAGCTGCTCCAGCTCGTCGACGAGGTCCTGGACATCGCGGTCACCCCCGACCGCAGCTACTGCCTGTCGATGCGCGGCATCGCCCGCGAGACCGCCATCGCCTACGAGCTGCCGCTGCGCGACCCGGCCCTGCTGGACGTGCCCGCGCCCAACAGCCACGGTTACCCGGTCAAGGTCGCCGACCCGGTCGGCTGCGACCGCTTCACCGCCCGCACCGTCACCGGGCTCGACCCCGAGGCGCGCTCCCCGATCTGGCTCCAGCGCCGGCTCCAGAAGGCGGGCATGCGACCCGTCTCGCTCGCGGTCGACGTCACCAACTACGTGATGCTGGAGATCGGCCAGCCGCTGCACGCCTACGACCGCTCCCGTATCACCGGGGCGATCGGGGTGCGCCGCGCGCAGCCCGGCGAGAAGCTCACCACCCTCGACGGCACCAAGCGCGTCCTGGACGCCGAGGACCTCGTCATCACCGACGAGAGCGGTCCCATCGGCCTCGCCGGAGTCATGGGCGGCGCCAACACCGAGATCGCGGACAGCGCCGCCGACCCCGAGTCCGGCCAGGTGGCGGGCACCACCGAGGTGGTCATCGAGGCCGCCCACTTCGCCCCGGTCCCGGTCGCCCGCACCGCCCGCCGCCACAAGCTGTCCTCCGAGGCGTCCAGGCGGTTCGAGCGCGGTGTCGACCCCGAGGCCACCTCGGCGGCGGCGCAGCGCACCGTCGATCTGCTGGTGCTGCTCGCGGGCGGCACCGCCGAGGTGGGCGTCACCGAGATCATCGCGCCCAGGGCCCCGCACACCATCACGCTGCCCGCCGACCATCCGGACAAGGTCGCGGGCGTGGCCTACGGCCGCGAGACCGTGGTGCGGCGCCTCCAGCAGATCGGCTGCGACGTCTACGGCGCCGACGACCTCACCGTCACCGTCCCCAGCTGGCGGCCGGACCTCACCGACCCCAACGACCTGGCCGAGGAGGTCATCCGGCTCGAGGGGTACGAGAACCTCCCCTCGACCCTGCCCCGGCCCCCCGCCGGGCGCGGGCTGACCGAGCGTCAGCGGCTGCACCGCCGGGTCGGCCGGGCGCTGGCCGGGGCCGGCTACGTCGAGGCGCTGAACTACCCGTTCCTCGGCGAGGAGGTCCTCGACCAGTTCGGGCTGGCCGCCGACGACCCGCGGCGCGATCTGGTCCGCCTGGTCAACCCGCTGTCGGACACCGAGCCCGCGCTCCGTACGACGCTGCTGCCCGGGCTGCTCGGCGCGCTGCGCCGCAACGCCGGCCGCGGCGAGCACGACCTGGCGCTCTTCGAGACGGGTCTGGTCTTCCGCGCCACCGGCGACGAGCCGCCCGCGGCCGTCCTGCCCGTCGACCGCCGTCCCACCGACGAGCAGATCGCCGGGCTGAACGCGGCGCTGCCACACCAGCCGCGCCGCGCCGCCGTCGTCCTCGCGGGCGACCGCGAGCAGGCCGGCTGGTGGGGCAAGGGCACCCCGGTGAGCTGGGCCGACGCCGTCGAGGCGGGCCGGGTCGTGGCCCGCGAGGCGGGCGTCGAGCTGATCGTCCGCCAGGACCAGCAGGACCCGTGGCACCCGGGCCGCTGCGCCGCGCTGCTGGCCGTCGTCGACGGCCAGGAGATCCTCGTCGGCAACGCCGGTGAGCTCCACCCCCGGGTCACCAAGGCCCTGGGGCTGCCCGAGCGCACCTGCGCGATGGAGATCGAGCTCGACCGTCTCGAGCAGGCCGGTGCCGGCCGTGTGGAGGCGCCCCACGTCTCCACGTTCCCGGTGGCCACCCAGGACGTCGCGCTGGTCGTGGACGCGTCCGTGCCCGCGGCCGAGGTCGAGAAGGCGCTGCGCGAGGGCGCGGGGGAACTGCTCGAATCCCTCCGTCTGTTCGACGTCTTCACCGGTGAGCAGCTCGGCGAGGGCAGGAAGTCGCTGGCCTACGCGCTGCGCTTCCGTGCCCCGGACCGCACGCTGACCGCCGAGGAGATCGCCGCCTCCCGCGACGCCGCGGTGTCGGCGGCCGCCGACCGCACGGGCGCCACCCTGCGCGGAGCCTGA
- the pheS gene encoding phenylalanine--tRNA ligase subunit alpha, which translates to MSAPNKSYDPVEVEALKPEEIARRRDEALAAITAAGDLEALREVKVAHTGDRSPLALANREIGALPPHAKADAGKRVGQARGQVNQALKVRQEELEAERDARVLVEEAVDVTLPYDRTPAGARHPITTLSERIEDVFVAMGYEVAEGPEVEAEWFNFDALNFPPDHPAREMQDTFFVQGAKEGESSGVVLRTHTSPVQIRSMIDRKPPIYVICPGRTFRTDELDATHTPVFSQVELLAIDEGLTMADLKGTLDHMVRALFGEGMTTRLRPNFFPFTEPSAEMDMLCYVCRGESVGNPDRPCRTCSSEGWIELGGCGMVNPRVLIACGIDPDRYSGFAFGFGIERMLMFRHNVEDMRDMVEGDVRFTRPFGMEI; encoded by the coding sequence ATGTCGGCACCCAATAAGTCGTACGACCCTGTCGAGGTCGAGGCACTGAAACCGGAAGAGATCGCCCGCAGGCGGGACGAGGCGCTCGCCGCCATCACCGCCGCCGGGGACCTCGAGGCGCTGCGCGAGGTGAAGGTCGCCCACACCGGCGACCGCTCTCCGCTGGCGCTCGCCAACCGCGAGATCGGCGCCCTGCCGCCGCACGCCAAGGCGGACGCGGGCAAGCGCGTCGGCCAGGCCCGCGGCCAGGTGAACCAGGCGCTGAAGGTCCGCCAGGAGGAGCTGGAGGCGGAGCGTGACGCGCGGGTGCTGGTCGAGGAGGCGGTGGACGTCACCCTGCCGTACGACCGCACCCCGGCCGGCGCCCGCCACCCGATCACCACGCTCTCCGAGCGCATCGAGGACGTCTTCGTGGCGATGGGCTACGAGGTCGCCGAGGGCCCCGAGGTCGAGGCCGAGTGGTTCAACTTCGACGCGCTCAACTTCCCGCCGGACCACCCGGCCCGCGAGATGCAGGACACGTTCTTCGTCCAGGGCGCGAAGGAGGGCGAGAGCTCCGGTGTGGTGCTGCGCACCCACACCTCGCCGGTGCAGATCCGGTCGATGATCGACCGTAAGCCGCCGATCTATGTGATCTGCCCCGGCCGTACCTTCCGCACCGATGAGCTGGACGCCACCCACACCCCCGTCTTCAGCCAGGTCGAGCTGCTGGCCATCGACGAGGGCCTGACCATGGCCGACCTCAAGGGCACGCTCGACCACATGGTGCGGGCGCTCTTCGGCGAGGGCATGACCACCCGGCTGCGGCCGAACTTCTTCCCGTTCACCGAGCCGTCCGCCGAGATGGACATGCTGTGCTACGTGTGCCGCGGCGAGTCCGTGGGCAACCCGGACCGGCCCTGCCGCACCTGCTCCAGCGAGGGCTGGATCGAGCTGGGCGGCTGCGGAATGGTCAACCCGCGGGTGCTCATCGCCTGCGGCATCGACCCGGACCGGTACAGCGGCTTCGCCTTCGGCTTCGGCATCGAGCGGATGCTGATGTTCCGGCACAACGTGGAAGACATGCGAGACATGGTCGAGGGTGATGTGCGCTTCACCAGGCCCTTCGGGATGGAGATCTGA